Genomic window (Bacillus pumilus):
ATCATTACCACACCAACAAATATGAACGCCACATAATCTGCTTTTTGAAAGTCTTTCGCCGTAAACCATGTGCGCTTTTTATGCTTTCCAAATCCGCGCAGCTCCATCGCATTGCTGATCGTTTCAATCCGTTCTAGGCTAGAAAATATCAACGGCATTACAATCGATAGCGCATTTTTGATCCGTTTTCCCAGTTTTTCATTCTTCGACAAATCAATGCCTCTTGCTTGTTGAGAAATCGCGATCGTTCGAAAATCACGCTGAATATCTGGAATATAGCGCAGAGCAATCGCTACCGCATACGAAATCCGGTAGCTGACCCCGATTCGGCTGAGCGATGAGGCGAATTCACTTGGATTTGTTGTCACAATAAATAAAAGCGCTGCTGGCATCACGGTCACGTATTTCAGTGTAATGTTCAATTGATAGAAAAGCTGTTCAAGTGTGACATTGTACCAGCCTGCAATGTGAAACAGCTCATGCTTTGCTCCGTAAATCGCGACGCCTTGCTGGGGTGCAAAGATGTAAATGGCGATGTTATTGATGACAAGAAAAATCGCCAAGACAATCACTACAAAAGAGATATCACGAAATCGTACGTTTGATAGCTGAAAGAACACGATACTGGCAACTAGCATAAACACTAATACGCCTGTATCATACGTGAGCATCGCTGCGGATGACCAGAGGATAAAGCAAATGAGTTTGGTTGCCCCTGTCAGCCGGTGAATCGGCGACGGGCGATCGATATAGGACAGCATGTCTACAGCCATGTCATTCGTTCCTTTCTGTCAACCTCAATGAAGCGATCCACGAGTTCATTTGGATTTGGCCAGTCTGCTTTCAGCGCCAGTTCATACAGCGATGTTTCCTTTAAACTCGCCTTTTGGACTAGCAGCTGATCTGTCAGCACTTTGGCAGGTGTATCATCTGCGATTTTTTCTCCATCAGAAATAACAATGGTTCTTGTTGTGTATTCGAGCATCAAATGCATATCATGTGTAATCATCAAGATCGTGACGCCCTGCTGATTTAATTGCTCTAAAAACGTCATCATCTCTGTGTAATGTCTAAAATCCTGTCCGGCGGTTGGCTCATCTAGAATGATGATTTCTGGCTCTAATACAAGAATAGATGCAATGGTGACGCGCTTTTTCTGTCCAAAGCTGAGAGCAGAAATTGGCCAGTTCCGAAATGGGTATAAACCGCATACTTTTAAGACTCGCTCCACCCGTTCCTTGATGTCTTCATCCTTTACGCCTCTTAAAACGAGACCAAATGCGACTTCATCAAAGATCATTTGTTTAGAAATCATTTGATTTGGGTTTTGCATAACAACGCCGATTCGTTCGGAGCGCTGTTTGATTGTGTCTCCTGTGATGTCATCGCCATTTAGATGAATGGTCCCTTTTGTTGGCTTTTCGAATGCACAGAGCACCTTGGATAGTGTCGTCTTTCCTGCCCCATTGGCTCCTGCGATGCTGATCATTTCTCCTTTTTTGACGGTAAAAGAGATGTTGCTCAGCGTGTTTGGTCTTGTCGGATAGTCAAAGCTCAGCTCACGCAACTCTAGTAAATCTTGCGCTGCATTCTGCTCGACTGGCGGCTCAGACGCTTCCATCCATTGCTCGATTTTCTCTTTTTCCTCGTCATTTAAGGTGAGATGCTGTAAATTAGCGATCTGATCTCCTGCTTCGACCGGAATGCCTGCATATTTCATGGCTTTCACATATAAAGGCTCACGTAAATACGTCGCTTCTAACACATTGGAGGCGAGCAATTCATCTGGTGTCATATCCGCTGCAATCGTGCCGTCATTAACGACGATGATGCGGTCGACTTGGCGGAAAAGAACGTCCTCTAACCGATGCTCGACCATCACGACGGTTTTTTGCGTTTCTTTTTGTAGTCGATCGATGAGGTCGATGACTTCTTTGCCTGTTGCGGGGTCTAGGCTTGCAAGTGGTTCGTCAAACAGCAAAATGTCGACTTCGTTCACAAGCACGCCTGCGATGGAGACACGTTGTTTTTGACCACCTGACAGCTCATGCACGGATGATGCAAGCTTGCCGTCTACCTCTGTTAATCTTGCCGCTTCTTCGACACGTGTTTTCATTACTTCGCGGGTGACTTGATCATTTTCAAGTGTAAATGCGATATCTTCTCCAACGGTCAGCCCGATAAATTGTCCATCAGGGTCCTGTAGCACCGTTCCGACGAGCTGTGAGAGGGAGAAAATGTTCTCTTTCTCTGCATTCTTCCCGCCGATGTGAAGACTTCCTTCCATAGAACCTTTATAAGACGCAGGAACTAGCCCATTGATACAATGGGCTAGTGTGCTTTTACCCGATCCAGACGGGCCTGCGATGAGGACTTTTTCTCCTTCATAGATGGTCAGGTTAATATCTTTCAATGTTGGTTCTGCCTGACTGCGATACTTGAATCCGAAATGTTCGAATTGAATCATCGGTTTCTTCATTTATGTGTTCCACCTTGCTTCATGATGTTTCCTTCGATAGGCTGCCGCTTTTGCTTCTTGTTTTCGCATAAGCCGCAATGATGATGGTTCCTAGTACACCGACTGTGATGATGTTTGAGATTCCTGCGGTAAAGCCTTGAAAAAATACCTTTTTTGCTGGCTCAGCATAAATTGCGATATCGAGTAATGGTGCAATAACAAACCAGCCAATTGCCTGCACACTGATTTGCACTACATTGAAGAGCGTGATTTTTTTCCAGCCAAAGTCGCCTTCTTCTACTTTTAAACGGTTCGAAATGAAGCCGATCAATAACCCAACAACACCTGAAACGATAATCCAGCTCCACCAAGGGCCGAATGTGGTCGCATCCTTAATGAGATGACCAATAAATCCAATCAATGCGCCTGCAACAGGACCAAATAGCACAGCCATTAATGCAAGGAATGCATACGATGTCTCAATTTGTGTATTCGGAATCCCAGTTGGAATGGAGACGAAGCGTCCTAAAATGACAAAGACGGCTGCGCCAATTCCGATGGCAACGACAGTTTTCGTTGAAAGTTGTTTACCTGCCATGATGTATCCTCCTCTTATTCGTATATAATGCGCGGAGCTTTGCGAATCGAAAGGCGCCAGCCTGTGCCTGTACCGATGTTATAAGCCTTTGCAAATGACCCTTGATTGATCGCCACGCCTAAATGGTCGAGTGAATTGACATATACGAGTGGTTCGCCTACCTTTAAATCGGCAAAAGATCGTCCATAGGTCATGATATTTTTATACACATTTTTCGGCCCGTTGGCAATGGTAACTTCTATTGCATCACCGTAATTAATTGAAAGTTGTTCAAATAACGTGTGATGAATGTTTGTCCATAGGTTTCCGAACCTCACGTCTAAAATATCAATCGTTCCTGTGATCACTTCTTCTTTCGCATAAGCCTGTACGACTGGAAGGTGAATAATTTCATCAATATTCGCCTTTGGTCCAACCTCTTCAAAAGAAATCACTCCTGAAGCGATTCTCGCCCCTGTATACGCATAAATGTCTCTCCCATGGAATGTATGTGATTTTCCCGACTTCGGCAGCCGGTTAATGGTTTCATCTAAATAACGGGCTTCCACTATGCCAATATCCTGCGCGACGTGTGTAAGTGTCCCGTTATCTGGAGTAATGATGTAGTGCGAGCTTGTGGTTTTGACGACAAGACTTTTTCTCTCTGACCCAACTCCCGGGTCAACGACGGATACGAATACCGTCTCTTCTGGCCAGTATGTGACGGTTTGGAGCAGGCGATAAGATGCCTCCCAAATGTCATACTGCGGAATATTGTGTGTTAAATCAAAAAGGCGGATATTGCTGCTTACCGTATTTGCCACTCCGTACATTGCGCTGACTGCCCCATCATCAATGCCGAAATCTGATTGTAAAACCAATGCATGTTCACTCATGTCAATCTCCCTTTCATTTGAAAAAATGGATGTGGTGTTTCACGTGGAACATTTGAACATTTGTATGAAAAAAGTGGACAATAAAAAATACCCCATCCTTATCTTTGAATCATAAGGACGAGGTATTTGTCTCGTGGTACCACCTTTATTTACTGTTTGCTTGCGCTAAACAGCCTCTACAAGTACAAAGCTCCAATCTGGCTCATATACTGTGGTTTTGATAACGAGTACCAACTCTCGTCGTCACCTACTAATATCATAGATATGTTCAGCACGAGGCTCAGAGACCATTTTTCTAATCATTATTTTTGCTTCTTTTCAGCTGCCGAAGCTCTCTGTGAAAAAATTGATGATTGTACTTTCTCTCGTCATTGCCTGTTTATCTATCTTGAATTAAAGCTATCATACATGATGTTTTTTGATAAATCAAGATATTTTTCTGAACATTTTCAAAAATGAGTCAACTGATACTGGAAGAGCCTTCTTTTTATAAAATTTAAACAAATGTTAAAGAGTGAGATATGGTGTCTTTCTGTTCTAGCGGTATAATAAAGATGAAGGGAGGTACAGCTTGTGTGGACCATATGTATGAATGAGTTTAAGCAGCTCTTCAAAAGTACAAAATCCATTTTAACAACTGTTATTATTTTCATTTTATCTACTTTTGTTTCAACTCTACCGTTTATTGCTACTCATCAGGACAAATGGGAGCAGGCAAAGGACCCTTATTCTATTGGGAATGAACTGGTGATGTCGGTATTTGGTTTCTTCCTTATTTTTTTATTGTCGCACGATATTTTGAGCCGAGAAATTCATTTGAAAACCATTCGTTTTCTCGTCAGTAAAACGACTCGTTTGAACATTATTATCGGGAAATATCTTGGACTGATGCTGTTTTGGCTCAGCTGTATTATGACGACATACGTACTGAATATGGTAATTTCACATCGTTTTCTGTTCTCTGATGCGTTAAAAATCTTAACCTTTATCAGTGTTGGTATCTCATGTGCTTTATTTTTGTCCATGCTCTTTCCAACACCGCAAAAGTCAATGTTTGTTGGGATGTTGTTTTCCTTTCTTTTCCCGATCGTCAGTATGATATCTATTCTTTCTTCAGAACGGTTGATTCATTGGTTCCAATATATGACGCCTTATTATTATGCTCGCTGGAGTGAACCGCTGACCTATGTACTCTTGAATACAGCTTTGACCGTTGTCTTACTCATTGGAACAGCACTTCTGTTTCAAAGGAGGGATGTCTAAATGCTTCATACAAACGGCCTCACCAAAAAATATCGTACAAAAGTCGCAATAGATCACATTACCCTTGATGTTCATCAAGGTGATATTTTCGGGCTCATTGGACCAAAGGATTCTGGTAAGACAACGTTTTTCAATATCATTACGGGAATTTCCCGGCCAACCTCTGGTACGTTTACGATGATGAATATGCCTTCATTAAAAAAGGTGAGACAGCATATTGGTGTTCTGCCTGAATATACGGATTTATATGAAGGGCTCACGGCACTTGAACATATTGCCTACTTATCAAAAATCACCGGGACGCGCCAGAAAACGAGTGATTATGAAGAACTGCTCGAATTGGTTGATTTACATCACTATCATCAGGAAAAGGTCGGTTCCTTTACACCTGGTATGAAGAAACGGCTTGGAATGGCGCAGGCTATCGCCCATCGTCCTGAATTTATTTTACTCGACGAGCCTTTTGCTAATATTGACGCAGATTCAATCTTGCACATTCAGCAAGTCATTGAAGCGTTGAAAAATGAAGGGAGTACCATCTTTTTAACCGCTGACCGCCCTAGGTTCACAAATAGTATTTGTACAAAAACGGCATTCATTTCTGAAGGTAAATTAGTGTCCCCTCCTACTCATCCTCAAGAGATAACCATCACATCCTCAAACATACGTGCAGCCTTCAAGCATGCGTGGATTGATGATGAGGTGAAACCTGTTCTCACGCAGTACTTACAAACTGTCGGAACAGATCTTGTGATCAGTGATAACGAGACCTCATTGTTGATTCGTTCAGAAACCCAAGTCCCTGCGATCATCCGCGCTTTCGTGAAATGCAAAGTCGATTTATACAGAGTCACGACTCAAGATGCCATAAGCTCCTCATAAAAAAGCACCGCATGCGATCGGGACTGACCCCCGTTTTTGAGACAGGGATCAAAACACCTTTATACAGCCAATTGCCGATAGTTTATCGGTGATTGGTTGTTTAGTTTCGTTTGAATACGAATGTTGTTATAATAATAAATGTATTCTTTGACAGTGCGTTCTACGATGGTGGTCGTAGTTCGATCAATCCTGTTAAGATAGAACGTTTCAGACTTTAGTGAGGAATGAAACGATTCGATGGAGGCATTATCAGCGGGTGTCCCTTTACGGGACATACTCATGGTAATGCCTTTTATATGAACAGCTTTCTGATACTCGTAAGATGTATACACAGAACCTTGATCGCTATGTAACACGCAGTTCTTAGGCAATGCTGGTAGCTGATCAAGTGTGTTTAAGATAAAGTCTGTATCCTGCTTATCACCAATATTAAAAGCAATCACTTCTCCATTATACAAATCCAATATACTGGAAAGGTACAATGGTTTCTGTCCATAAGGCAAATACGTGATGTCCGTTACTAGTTTTTCAAGAGGGCGATCAGACTGAAAGTTCCGATCCAGTATGTTTCCGGCCACGGCATAGGGCTGCCCATTCTTCTTACGCTTTTTCATTTTAACACGGCATTGCCACTGGTTTTTCTGCATGATACGTTGAACAGTTTTATGGTTAATACGCATTCTCATTTTTAGTATGGCTGTGATTTTTCGATATCCATATCGATACTTGTGCTTTCGGCACAACGTGCCGACCTGTTTCTCTAGTTGTCTTTTAGATTGATTCTGATTCAGCTCCTTTTTCCATCTATAATACGAAGTGCGTAAGATGCCTAAATGGACACAAACGTCCTGTACCGTCATCGTTTTGCGAAATTCTTCTACCAGTTTGATTGACGTTTCCTTATCAACTTCCTTTCCAATTCGTTGTACTTTTTTAAAATTTCATTCTGTTGGCTCAGATAACGATTTTCCGCCTGCAGTCTCTCTAATTCGGAAGAGTACTCGGGACCCTTTCCATAGGTATATTGTTTTCCAACAGGCTGTTCGAACCGGTGTGTATCCCCAGCCTTATGCCACCTCATCCAGGTCTGAACCTGCGTCTTATTCTTGATATTCAATTCCTGCAAGATTTCTTTCATAGGTACGCCTGCCAATCTCATTTCTACAGCCTTCTGTTTGACTTCAACCGGATAACTCACTCTTGTCCCCATAGAAAAAACACCTCCATGTTTTATTTCGGATCACAACGATCCGTTTTGAAACTTGAAGGTGTTTTTTATTTGTCTCATTTTATGGGGTCAGTCCCATCCGCACGGTGCTTCTTCTTTGTTATAAAGGTTTGCTCATATAGATTCCGGTTTCTGCAAATCCCGTCTTCTCGTACAGTGAACGGGCAATTTGATTGTGAGCAAAGACATGCAGTGAGAGTTTTTGCACGCCTAATGACTTTGCCTGTTCCTCTAATGCAGCAATGGCCTGTTTTGCAAAGCCTTTTCCTCGATAAGCTTCGAATAAAATAAAGTTATAAATAAAACCTTCGTGCTGCGGGTGATTCGGGTCATAACAAAGCCATACCCAGCCAATTGCTTCTTCCCCGTTCAAGAAATTCCATAGCTCATGATGCTCTGTCTGTAGGCCTTCAGGAAGGAGCCGATCAAATTGTTCTTCGGCGTTTGCAAGTGATTCTTCCTTCTCCCAAGTCCCTGCGAGTACCTTTTCTTCTGCGTACCGCTGAATGGCCTTCTCCATTAATCCATCGTAATCCGCTTGTGACATTGGTTGTAGTGTAACCAATCGTACCGCCTCCTTTTCTCCATCATATGATGAGCATGCAAAAAAAACCAGTCCCATCAAGGAACTGGTCATCCGCCGAATCGGTCGGTTTGAGAAAGTTTGATCTCTACTGATTTTTTCTTTCCGCTTCGGTAAAACTCCACTTTTACCTTGTCTCCGACTTTCTTTTGATATAAATACTTACGAAGGTCTACGATATTCTGTACACTCTTGCCATCAAAGGAGGTGACGACATCCAGCTCTTTTAGCCCCGCTTTTCCTGCCGGAGACAAGGGCTCAACACTCATCACGACAACTCCTGATGTGATTTTAGACGGCAGCTTCAACGTTTCCTGCCAGTGATAGCTCGCAATATCTGCTAAGGATTTCATGCCAACGCCTAGATACGGACGCTTCACCTCTCCGTAGCGTTCTAAGTCTTCTATGACAGGGATGACGAGGTTTGCTGGGATAGACAGTCCAATACCTTCTACCTCTGATTCAGCAATCTTCATTGAGTTGATGCCGATTACTTTTCCGTCCATATTGATTAAGGCTCCACCGCTGTTACCTGGATTGATGGCGGCATCTGTTTGCAGTACCTCCGCATTCCAATCCGCCTGTCCGTCTCCATTCGAATCTACAGGAATCGCACGTTCCGTTCCTGAAATGACACCTTGTGTGACAGAGCCTGCGAATTCAAGCCCTAATGGATTTCCAATGGCGATGACTGGCTCACCGGGCTTCACATGATCTGAATTGCCAAATGTAGCGGTTTTTTTGATCTTATTACTTTTGACGGTGAGAACCGCTAAATCCATAAGCTGATCACTACCGACAAGATTGGCACCAATTCTTGTCCCATCCTGAAGGCTCACTTCAAGCTGGTTAGCACCTTTAATGACGTGGTGGTTGGTCACAATATAAAAGGTGTCACC
Coding sequences:
- a CDS encoding energy-coupling factor transporter transmembrane component T family protein, with protein sequence MAVDMLSYIDRPSPIHRLTGATKLICFILWSSAAMLTYDTGVLVFMLVASIVFFQLSNVRFRDISFVVIVLAIFLVINNIAIYIFAPQQGVAIYGAKHELFHIAGWYNVTLEQLFYQLNITLKYVTVMPAALLFIVTTNPSEFASSLSRIGVSYRISYAVAIALRYIPDIQRDFRTIAISQQARGIDLSKNEKLGKRIKNALSIVMPLIFSSLERIETISNAMELRGFGKHKKRTWFTAKDFQKADYVAFIFVGVVMIVSLVITLVRGTRFYNPFL
- a CDS encoding ABC transporter ATP-binding protein — translated: MKKPMIQFEHFGFKYRSQAEPTLKDINLTIYEGEKVLIAGPSGSGKSTLAHCINGLVPASYKGSMEGSLHIGGKNAEKENIFSLSQLVGTVLQDPDGQFIGLTVGEDIAFTLENDQVTREVMKTRVEEAARLTEVDGKLASSVHELSGGQKQRVSIAGVLVNEVDILLFDEPLASLDPATGKEVIDLIDRLQKETQKTVVMVEHRLEDVLFRQVDRIIVVNDGTIAADMTPDELLASNVLEATYLREPLYVKAMKYAGIPVEAGDQIANLQHLTLNDEEKEKIEQWMEASEPPVEQNAAQDLLELRELSFDYPTRPNTLSNISFTVKKGEMISIAGANGAGKTTLSKVLCAFEKPTKGTIHLNGDDITGDTIKQRSERIGVVMQNPNQMISKQMIFDEVAFGLVLRGVKDEDIKERVERVLKVCGLYPFRNWPISALSFGQKKRVTIASILVLEPEIIILDEPTAGQDFRHYTEMMTFLEQLNQQGVTILMITHDMHLMLEYTTRTIVISDGEKIADDTPAKVLTDQLLVQKASLKETSLYELALKADWPNPNELVDRFIEVDRKERMTWL
- a CDS encoding ECF-type riboflavin transporter substrate-binding protein → MAGKQLSTKTVVAIGIGAAVFVILGRFVSIPTGIPNTQIETSYAFLALMAVLFGPVAGALIGFIGHLIKDATTFGPWWSWIIVSGVVGLLIGFISNRLKVEEGDFGWKKITLFNVVQISVQAIGWFVIAPLLDIAIYAEPAKKVFFQGFTAGISNIITVGVLGTIIIAAYAKTRSKSGSLSKETS
- a CDS encoding SAM hydrolase/SAM-dependent halogenase family protein; amino-acid sequence: MSEHALVLQSDFGIDDGAVSAMYGVANTVSSNIRLFDLTHNIPQYDIWEASYRLLQTVTYWPEETVFVSVVDPGVGSERKSLVVKTTSSHYIITPDNGTLTHVAQDIGIVEARYLDETINRLPKSGKSHTFHGRDIYAYTGARIASGVISFEEVGPKANIDEIIHLPVVQAYAKEEVITGTIDILDVRFGNLWTNIHHTLFEQLSINYGDAIEVTIANGPKNVYKNIMTYGRSFADLKVGEPLVYVNSLDHLGVAINQGSFAKAYNIGTGTGWRLSIRKAPRIIYE
- a CDS encoding ABC transporter permease subunit, which produces MWTICMNEFKQLFKSTKSILTTVIIFILSTFVSTLPFIATHQDKWEQAKDPYSIGNELVMSVFGFFLIFLLSHDILSREIHLKTIRFLVSKTTRLNIIIGKYLGLMLFWLSCIMTTYVLNMVISHRFLFSDALKILTFISVGISCALFLSMLFPTPQKSMFVGMLFSFLFPIVSMISILSSERLIHWFQYMTPYYYARWSEPLTYVLLNTALTVVLLIGTALLFQRRDV
- a CDS encoding ABC transporter ATP-binding protein, with translation MLHTNGLTKKYRTKVAIDHITLDVHQGDIFGLIGPKDSGKTTFFNIITGISRPTSGTFTMMNMPSLKKVRQHIGVLPEYTDLYEGLTALEHIAYLSKITGTRQKTSDYEELLELVDLHHYHQEKVGSFTPGMKKRLGMAQAIAHRPEFILLDEPFANIDADSILHIQQVIEALKNEGSTIFLTADRPRFTNSICTKTAFISEGKLVSPPTHPQEITITSSNIRAAFKHAWIDDEVKPVLTQYLQTVGTDLVISDNETSLLIRSETQVPAIIRAFVKCKVDLYRVTTQDAISSS
- a CDS encoding IS3 family transposase (programmed frameshift), producing the protein MGTRVSYPVEVKQKAVEMRLAGVPMKEILQELNIKNKTQVQTWMRWHKAGDTHRFEQPVGKQYTYGKGPEYSSELERLQAENRYLSQQNEIFKKVQRIGKEVDKETSIKLVEEFRKTMTVQDVCVHLGILRTSYYRWKKELNQNQSKRQLEKQVGTLCRKHKYRYGYRKITAILKMRMRINHKTVQRIMQKNQWQCRVKMKKRKKNGQPYAVAGNILDRNFQSDRPLEKLVTDITYLPYGQKPLYLSSILDLYNGEVIAFNIGDKQDTDFILNTLDQLPALPKNCVLHSDQGSVYTSYEYQKAVHIKGITMSMSRKGTPADNASIESFHSSLKSETFYLNRIDRTTTTIVERTVKEYIYYYNNIRIQTKLNNQSPINYRQLAV
- a CDS encoding GNAT family N-acetyltransferase, producing the protein MVTLQPMSQADYDGLMEKAIQRYAEEKVLAGTWEKEESLANAEEQFDRLLPEGLQTEHHELWNFLNGEEAIGWVWLCYDPNHPQHEGFIYNFILFEAYRGKGFAKQAIAALEEQAKSLGVQKLSLHVFAHNQIARSLYEKTGFAETGIYMSKPL
- a CDS encoding S1C family serine protease is translated as MVDYRDVEWKPRRSRKGYFLSGLIGVLVGAFLMGFFFPYVSGQSGSPFGWQQNGDGQAIQGPLKTVNVNVNDAVTKVVSNMSDTVVGVINIQKSSFWEEGGEAGSGSGVIYKKKGDTFYIVTNHHVIKGANQLEVSLQDGTRIGANLVGSDQLMDLAVLTVKSNKIKKTATFGNSDHVKPGEPVIAIGNPLGLEFAGSVTQGVISGTERAIPVDSNGDGQADWNAEVLQTDAAINPGNSGGALINMDGKVIGINSMKIAESEVEGIGLSIPANLVIPVIEDLERYGEVKRPYLGVGMKSLADIASYHWQETLKLPSKITSGVVVMSVEPLSPAGKAGLKELDVVTSFDGKSVQNIVDLRKYLYQKKVGDKVKVEFYRSGKKKSVEIKLSQTDRFGG